Proteins encoded by one window of Acetivibrio thermocellus ATCC 27405:
- a CDS encoding tRNA (adenine(22)-N(1))-methyltransferase yields the protein MELKGRLKLIADLTPKCNIVCDIGTDHAYIPIYLVMNKKCQRALACDVRKGPIGFAEKNIAEYGLSQYISTRIGYGLEPLEDNEVDVVVIAGMGGLLIKEILEKGFGKAKRANALIIQPMNAIELVRRWLCENGFDIFDERLAKEEEDRIYTAMAVKWTGEVKIKDEVYYYIGEKLFENKDPLLPELIKKKIGQMDKIILEMEKMNDKNSKKRLDTIRIRNEISRLFTEYQEKA from the coding sequence ATGGAATTAAAAGGGCGTTTGAAACTTATTGCCGACCTAACCCCAAAATGCAATATTGTATGCGATATAGGGACGGATCATGCATATATTCCCATTTATCTTGTGATGAATAAAAAATGTCAAAGGGCGTTGGCCTGTGATGTGAGAAAAGGGCCGATAGGTTTTGCAGAGAAAAATATAGCTGAATATGGTCTTTCGCAATACATAAGCACCAGAATAGGGTACGGATTGGAGCCTTTGGAGGATAACGAGGTTGATGTTGTAGTTATCGCAGGAATGGGAGGACTGCTTATAAAAGAAATATTGGAAAAAGGTTTTGGAAAGGCAAAAAGAGCAAATGCGCTGATAATCCAGCCGATGAATGCAATAGAACTTGTACGCCGGTGGCTTTGTGAAAACGGTTTTGACATTTTTGACGAAAGACTTGCAAAAGAGGAAGAAGACAGAATATATACTGCCATGGCTGTAAAGTGGACGGGAGAAGTAAAAATAAAAGACGAAGTGTATTATTATATCGGCGAGAAACTTTTTGAAAACAAAGATCCTCTTTTGCCTGAACTCATTAAAAAGAAGATTGGACAGATGGATAAAATTATTTTGGAAATGGAAAAAATGAACGATAAAAACTCTAAAAAACGATTGGATACCATAAGAATAAGAAATGAAATATCAAGGCTTTTTACGGAATACCAGGAAAAAGCTTGA
- the secD gene encoding protein translocase subunit SecD yields MRWSSGIKFFLVLAVIAAMTAIVFTGLKIPNTDFVIPKAYDGIRYGIDISGGVSAVLTAPDGITPTDDELDTVKGIIDTRLEGKQIYDKTVTVDRVNKRVLVEIPYKKDGEYGDPYETIADIGATAMLTFREVDEDKVDPETGVYEMTDRIVLQGNDIESAVAETDPQTQYGIVRLIFSDEGAKKFEEATERLVGKRIAIYLDDQMISAPIVNEKISGKDRAVINLGFIDRNESIEYAKELAAIIRSGALPFKLEAKDVNHISPIIGESALNISIYAGAVAIILVWLFMLLYYRVPGLVADITLLGQVAAIILVFVLSGMSLTLPGIAGLILTVGMSVDANVIIFERIKEELRSGKTVQAAIELGFKRAFTAILDGNLTTLITAAVLYYFGTGAVRSFAITLGLGIIVNFITAIVATKIVLNALSQIRVLRKPWLFGAKGGTANV; encoded by the coding sequence ATGAGATGGAGCAGCGGGATTAAATTCTTCTTGGTTTTGGCAGTTATTGCAGCGATGACCGCAATTGTTTTTACTGGATTAAAAATTCCGAATACGGATTTTGTTATACCCAAGGCGTATGACGGTATCCGATACGGAATTGATATAAGCGGTGGAGTAAGTGCTGTTCTTACGGCTCCGGATGGGATAACGCCAACTGATGACGAACTGGATACTGTAAAAGGCATAATTGATACAAGACTTGAAGGAAAGCAGATTTATGACAAGACTGTAACGGTGGACAGGGTTAACAAAAGGGTACTTGTTGAAATACCTTACAAAAAAGACGGTGAATATGGCGATCCCTATGAAACAATTGCCGATATTGGTGCTACGGCAATGCTGACTTTCAGAGAAGTTGACGAGGATAAGGTGGACCCTGAAACCGGGGTTTATGAAATGACCGACAGGATAGTACTTCAGGGTAATGACATAGAAAGTGCCGTGGCTGAGACGGACCCTCAAACCCAATATGGTATTGTAAGGTTGATATTCAGTGATGAGGGAGCCAAAAAGTTTGAAGAGGCAACCGAAAGACTGGTAGGGAAAAGAATTGCCATATATCTTGACGACCAGATGATTTCAGCTCCCATAGTTAACGAAAAAATAAGCGGAAAGGATAGAGCGGTAATCAATCTTGGGTTCATCGACAGAAATGAATCAATTGAATATGCAAAAGAACTTGCTGCCATAATCAGATCCGGTGCCCTGCCTTTCAAGCTTGAGGCAAAGGATGTGAACCACATCAGCCCGATTATCGGTGAGAGTGCGCTTAATATAAGTATATATGCCGGAGCGGTTGCAATTATTCTGGTATGGCTGTTTATGCTGCTTTATTACAGAGTTCCGGGATTGGTTGCAGATATTACACTTCTTGGACAGGTTGCGGCTATTATATTAGTATTTGTTTTAAGCGGCATGTCCCTCACTCTTCCCGGTATAGCAGGTTTGATTCTTACTGTGGGTATGAGCGTTGATGCCAATGTAATTATATTTGAAAGAATCAAGGAAGAGCTCAGGAGCGGCAAAACAGTTCAAGCTGCCATTGAATTGGGCTTTAAGAGAGCATTTACCGCTATACTTGACGGTAACTTGACCACATTGATAACTGCTGCGGTTCTTTATTACTTTGGAACAGGAGCGGTTAGATCCTTTGCCATTACCCTTGGACTAGGTATAATTGTCAACTTTATTACTGCCATAGTTGCAACAAAAATTGTGTTGAACGCATTGTCACAAATACGTGTTTTAAGAAAACCGTGGCTTTTTGGGGCTAAAGGAGGTACTGCAAATGTTTAA
- the panC gene encoding pantoate--beta-alanine ligase: MRVIETISDLKAIIRTQKNLGRVIGLVPTMGYLHEGHLSLVNMSRQNNDYTVMSIFVNPTQFGPNEDFDRYPRDLERDLKLAEAAGVDVVFAPSVKEMYPDGYKTYVNVEGITEVLCGKSRPGHFRGVTTIVTKLFNIVEPHRAYFGQKDAQQVAVIKKMVKDLNMNVEIITCPIVREEDGLAMSSRNVYLSPEERKSAVILSKSLMEAEELIKKGETDAKKIRKYIIDRIQTEKNAVIDYVEVVNADTLENVDEIKGRVLVALAVKFGSTRLIDNVIVEV; this comes from the coding sequence ATGAGAGTAATAGAGACAATCAGTGATTTAAAAGCCATCATAAGGACACAAAAGAATCTGGGCAGGGTAATTGGTTTGGTGCCCACAATGGGATACTTGCACGAAGGACATTTGTCTTTGGTAAATATGTCGCGGCAGAATAATGACTATACCGTGATGAGTATTTTTGTAAATCCGACGCAGTTTGGGCCTAATGAGGATTTTGACAGATACCCGAGGGATTTGGAGAGAGATTTGAAGCTTGCGGAGGCAGCGGGAGTTGATGTGGTTTTTGCACCGTCGGTTAAAGAAATGTATCCCGACGGATACAAGACTTATGTAAATGTCGAAGGTATAACTGAAGTTCTCTGTGGTAAATCAAGGCCGGGACATTTTAGAGGTGTTACGACGATTGTAACCAAACTCTTTAATATTGTTGAACCCCACAGGGCATATTTTGGGCAGAAAGACGCCCAGCAGGTTGCGGTAATAAAGAAAATGGTAAAAGATCTTAATATGAACGTTGAAATCATAACCTGTCCTATAGTAAGGGAAGAAGACGGACTTGCCATGAGCTCGAGAAACGTGTATTTAAGCCCGGAGGAAAGAAAATCTGCGGTGATACTTTCAAAATCCTTAATGGAGGCCGAGGAGCTTATAAAAAAAGGCGAAACCGATGCAAAAAAAATCAGAAAATATATAATTGACAGAATACAAACAGAGAAAAATGCAGTGATTGATTATGTTGAAGTGGTAAATGCCGACACTTTGGAAAATGTTGATGAGATAAAAGGAAGAGTTCTTGTGGCATTAGCCGTCAAGTTCGGAAGTACGAGACTTATTGACAATGTAATTGTGGAGGTGTAG
- the rpoD gene encoding RNA polymerase sigma factor RpoD — MKPNSDKKAILLELIEKGKQKGMLTYQEIMDAFEEVDIDPEQIEKIYETLENMGIDVVGDIEAEMEDIQLTEDNLDLSIPEGISIDDPVRMYLKEIGKVPLLTAEEEIELAHRIEQGDAEAKRRLAEANLRLVVSIAKRYVGRGMLFLDLIQEGNLGLIKAVEKFDYRKGFKFSTYATWWIRQAITRAIADQARTIRIPVHMVETINKLIRVSRQLLQELGREPHPEEIAKEMNMPVEKVREIMKISQEPVSLETPIGEEEDSHLGDFIPDDDAPAPSEAAAFTLLKEQLVDVLDTLTPREEKVLRLRFGLDDGRARTLEEVGKEFNVTRERIRQIEAKALRKLRHPSRSKKLKDYLD; from the coding sequence GTGAAACCCAATAGCGATAAAAAAGCAATTTTGCTTGAGCTTATTGAAAAAGGCAAACAAAAAGGAATGCTGACATACCAGGAAATTATGGATGCTTTTGAAGAAGTTGATATCGATCCGGAACAGATCGAAAAAATTTATGAGACATTAGAAAACATGGGAATAGATGTAGTAGGAGATATCGAAGCGGAAATGGAGGATATCCAGCTTACGGAAGATAATCTGGATCTTTCCATTCCCGAAGGTATAAGTATAGATGATCCTGTCAGAATGTATTTAAAAGAGATCGGCAAAGTACCTCTTTTGACTGCAGAAGAAGAGATAGAGCTGGCTCACAGGATTGAGCAGGGTGATGCCGAAGCCAAAAGAAGACTGGCTGAGGCGAACCTGAGGCTGGTTGTAAGTATAGCCAAGAGGTATGTCGGAAGGGGCATGCTTTTTCTTGATTTGATTCAGGAAGGAAATCTCGGGCTTATAAAAGCGGTGGAAAAGTTTGATTACAGAAAAGGTTTCAAATTCAGTACTTATGCCACATGGTGGATTAGACAGGCAATTACAAGAGCGATTGCAGACCAGGCAAGAACCATTAGAATACCTGTTCACATGGTTGAAACCATCAACAAGCTTATAAGAGTTTCCAGGCAGCTTCTTCAGGAGCTTGGAAGGGAACCTCATCCTGAAGAGATTGCCAAGGAGATGAATATGCCTGTTGAAAAGGTAAGGGAGATAATGAAAATATCCCAGGAGCCTGTGTCGCTTGAAACACCTATAGGTGAAGAAGAAGACAGCCACCTTGGGGACTTTATACCTGACGATGACGCTCCTGCACCGTCAGAGGCTGCTGCTTTTACGCTTTTGAAAGAACAGCTTGTAGACGTTTTGGATACTTTGACTCCCAGAGAAGAGAAAGTTTTAAGGCTTCGATTCGGGCTGGATGACGGACGGGCCAGAACCCTTGAAGAAGTTGGAAAAGAGTTTAATGTGACAAGGGAAAGAATTCGTCAGATCGAGGCAAAAGCGCTTAGGAAACTTAGACATCCGAGCAGGAGCAAAAAACTGAAGGATTATTTGGATTGA
- the dnaG gene encoding DNA primase, translating into MYKYYPEELIEEIRMSNDILSVVGEYVKLERKGKNYFGLCPFHSEKTPSFSVDPNKQLYYCFGCGKGGSVIQFVMEVENLDYIEAVKMLAERARIQLPEGDNEEERIIARKKQELLRINVEAARFFYEQLNDKKNLAPREYLTKRKVSGSIARKFGLGYSPEEWDALYNHLRKKGYDDEILLDSGLILKGKNGGYYDRFRGRIIFPIFDLRGNVIGFGGRVLDNSTPKYMNSPETLVYNKRKNLYGLNFAKNSGQKRIIVVEGYMDVISLFQFGIINTVASLGTALTESQGRILKKYAEEIIISYDADTAGMAATMRGLDLLNDIGCNVKVLIIPEGKDPDEFVKKNGPEAFNKLVENALSLVEYKIKALKSTIDTNTTEGKINFLNKAADLLSKIDNNMEREMYIKKISKEYDISQESIYAEILKRIKPKTVYKPLTRTLTAKNDNNRLKIEKNGKKSSYDKIIECERMLLCLLSIDNSLYKVVKDKIIVDEFKDEQNKEIAKIVFKRFEEKKGIVPAELINLAGEETSGVFARLIQGECNFDDNIKAVMDIIKKMELYRLEDRQKEILQQLSSGNLSTEDSEKLKLELKEVLLKMKSI; encoded by the coding sequence ATGTATAAATATTATCCGGAAGAATTGATTGAAGAAATTAGAATGAGCAATGATATTTTAAGTGTTGTGGGGGAGTACGTCAAACTGGAGAGAAAAGGCAAGAATTATTTCGGACTGTGTCCATTTCACAGTGAGAAAACCCCTTCATTCAGTGTAGACCCGAACAAGCAGCTGTATTATTGTTTTGGATGTGGCAAGGGCGGGAGCGTCATACAGTTTGTTATGGAAGTGGAGAACCTTGACTACATTGAGGCAGTCAAGATGTTGGCGGAAAGGGCAAGGATACAGCTTCCCGAGGGAGACAACGAGGAAGAAAGGATTATTGCCCGAAAAAAGCAGGAACTTCTTAGAATTAATGTTGAAGCGGCCCGTTTTTTCTATGAGCAGCTGAATGATAAAAAGAATTTGGCGCCAAGAGAGTATTTGACAAAAAGGAAGGTCAGCGGAAGCATAGCCAGAAAATTTGGTTTAGGCTATTCGCCGGAAGAATGGGACGCGCTATACAATCATTTAAGGAAAAAAGGTTATGATGATGAAATACTTTTAGACAGCGGACTGATTTTAAAAGGAAAAAACGGCGGTTATTATGACAGGTTCAGAGGTAGAATTATATTTCCAATATTTGATTTAAGGGGAAATGTAATTGGTTTTGGTGGAAGAGTCCTGGATAATTCTACTCCAAAGTATATGAACTCCCCGGAAACGTTGGTTTACAATAAAAGGAAAAATTTGTACGGTTTAAACTTTGCCAAGAATTCAGGACAAAAAAGAATAATAGTTGTCGAAGGATATATGGATGTAATATCCTTGTTTCAGTTTGGAATAATAAATACTGTGGCATCTCTTGGCACGGCTTTGACTGAAAGTCAGGGAAGGATATTAAAAAAATATGCAGAAGAGATAATTATATCCTACGATGCGGATACCGCAGGAATGGCTGCAACAATGAGAGGACTTGATTTGCTCAATGATATAGGATGCAATGTAAAGGTCCTTATAATACCGGAAGGAAAAGATCCGGATGAATTTGTTAAAAAGAACGGCCCTGAGGCTTTTAACAAGCTGGTGGAAAATGCGCTTTCTTTAGTTGAGTATAAAATAAAGGCTTTAAAATCCACCATAGATACAAATACTACTGAGGGAAAAATTAATTTTCTTAATAAGGCGGCGGATTTGCTGTCAAAGATTGATAATAACATGGAAAGAGAAATGTATATTAAGAAAATTTCAAAGGAGTATGATATAAGCCAGGAGTCGATATATGCGGAAATACTGAAAAGGATAAAGCCAAAAACGGTATATAAACCTTTAACGAGGACTTTGACGGCAAAAAACGACAATAACCGACTTAAGATTGAGAAAAACGGCAAAAAAAGCAGTTATGACAAGATTATTGAGTGTGAAAGGATGTTATTGTGTCTTCTTAGCATTGATAATTCTTTATATAAAGTTGTAAAAGATAAGATAATTGTTGATGAATTTAAAGATGAACAAAACAAAGAAATAGCAAAGATTGTTTTTAAACGCTTCGAAGAGAAGAAGGGAATTGTTCCTGCCGAGCTTATAAATTTGGCCGGCGAAGAGACTTCGGGCGTATTTGCAAGATTGATACAGGGGGAATGTAATTTTGATGATAACATAAAGGCAGTTATGGATATAATTAAAAAAATGGAATTATACCGGCTCGAGGATAGACAAAAAGAGATACTCCAACAGCTTTCTTCCGGAAATTTGTCAACGGAAGATTCGGAAAAGCTGAAGTTGGAGTTAAAGGAAGTATTATTGAAAATGAAAAGTATATAG
- the panD gene encoding aspartate 1-decarboxylase, with protein MFITLMKSKIHRATVTEANLDYVGSITIDEDLMEAADIMENEKVQVVDNNNGNRFETYVIKGERGSGMICLNGAAARLVHPGDLIIIISYGIFDREEAKTFNPKVVFVDEKNKIINIKSEEKHGEI; from the coding sequence ATGTTTATAACATTGATGAAATCCAAGATCCATAGGGCCACGGTGACCGAAGCGAACTTGGACTATGTGGGCAGCATTACGATTGATGAAGATTTAATGGAAGCTGCTGATATAATGGAAAATGAGAAGGTTCAAGTGGTTGACAATAACAACGGAAACAGGTTTGAAACTTATGTCATTAAAGGAGAAAGAGGCAGCGGAATGATTTGCCTTAACGGAGCGGCCGCAAGGCTTGTTCATCCGGGGGATTTGATAATTATAATTTCCTATGGAATATTTGACAGGGAAGAAGCTAAAACTTTTAATCCGAAAGTAGTTTTCGTGGATGAAAAGAATAAAATAATTAATATTAAAAGCGAAGAGAAGCATGGGGAAATATGA
- the secF gene encoding protein translocase subunit SecF, whose protein sequence is MFNFDYVGKRKYFFILSTVLLLIGLVALIVRGGLNLDIQFRGGTQIEIEMENGDFDVIKAENIAKEAIGKSGIHVQKSYTFNPTNSDEAISFLVIKSSGKLTDDERNKVLDALKAEFNVKENGEMRVRDVDPSIGAELLTKGLLAVALSLILLILYIGIRFNIMSGLLAGFTAVVAVLHDVLMMVAVYAVFNIPVNESFIAAVLTILGYSVNDTIVIYDRIRENSRISRKDSIRTIVNNSITQSMSRTINTSVTTLISVITVYAFAAYNGIGSMKEFTFPLIIGLICGTYSSIFIASPLWELLKEKQAKRKASQAAKA, encoded by the coding sequence ATGTTTAATTTTGATTATGTCGGCAAGAGAAAATATTTTTTCATACTATCCACTGTGTTGTTGCTAATTGGTCTGGTTGCGTTGATAGTCCGTGGAGGACTTAATCTTGACATACAATTTAGAGGTGGAACTCAAATAGAAATAGAGATGGAAAATGGGGATTTTGATGTCATCAAAGCTGAGAATATAGCAAAAGAAGCTATCGGTAAAAGCGGTATTCACGTACAAAAGTCATATACCTTCAATCCAACAAACAGCGATGAAGCTATCAGTTTTCTTGTTATAAAGTCGAGCGGCAAGCTTACCGATGATGAACGCAACAAAGTTCTTGATGCGTTGAAAGCTGAATTCAACGTAAAAGAAAACGGTGAAATGAGAGTGAGGGATGTTGACCCTTCAATAGGAGCCGAACTGCTTACCAAAGGTTTGCTTGCGGTTGCCTTGTCTTTGATATTGCTGATTTTATATATTGGAATTAGGTTTAATATCATGTCAGGACTTTTGGCGGGATTTACTGCCGTTGTGGCGGTATTGCACGATGTTTTGATGATGGTTGCGGTATATGCGGTGTTCAACATACCTGTTAATGAGTCTTTTATAGCAGCTGTATTGACCATACTGGGATACTCGGTTAATGATACCATAGTAATATATGACAGAATAAGGGAAAACAGCAGGATTTCCAGAAAAGATTCCATAAGAACCATTGTAAACAACAGTATTACGCAGTCCATGTCAAGGACGATAAATACCAGTGTGACCACGTTAATATCCGTAATAACGGTTTATGCATTTGCAGCATATAACGGAATCGGTTCGATGAAAGAATTTACTTTCCCATTGATAATCGGTCTTATTTGCGGAACTTATTCTTCAATATTTATTGCAAGTCCGCTTTGGGAATTGCTTAAGGAAAAGCAGGCAAAGAGAAAGGCTTCACAGGCTGCAAAGGCTTAA
- a CDS encoding deoxyguanosinetriphosphate triphosphohydrolase, translating into MLIREELEKLEAQILSPYAAKSADSRGRLREEKECDIRTRFQRDRDRILYSKAFRRLKHKTQVFLSPEGDHYRTRLTHTLEVSQIARTIAKSLRLNEDLTEAIALGHDLGHTPFGHAGERVLNEICPHGFKHNEQSLRVVDVLEKDNGLNLTWEVRDGILNHTGNTIPSTLEGQIIRYADRIAYINHDIDDAIRGGIISEDSLPKECVKVLGNTSGRRINNMIVDIIANSKDRNTIKMSSEFQEAMDELREFMFDNVYIGSKAKKDEMKAQNIIKELYNYLKKRPEFLSEEAAKMLQHSDIDRVVCDYIAGMTDRYAVKKFHEIFIPESWH; encoded by the coding sequence GTGCTCATACGTGAAGAACTGGAAAAGCTTGAGGCTCAAATATTGTCACCTTATGCGGCAAAAAGTGCTGATTCCCGCGGCAGGCTGCGAGAGGAAAAAGAATGTGATATAAGAACCCGGTTTCAAAGGGATAGGGACAGAATATTGTATTCAAAAGCTTTTCGAAGATTAAAGCACAAGACTCAGGTTTTTCTTTCTCCCGAAGGGGATCATTACAGGACGAGGCTTACCCATACTCTTGAAGTTTCGCAGATAGCGAGGACTATTGCCAAAAGCCTAAGATTAAATGAGGATTTGACTGAGGCAATAGCTTTGGGACACGATTTGGGACATACTCCCTTTGGGCACGCCGGTGAGAGAGTATTAAATGAGATATGTCCCCATGGGTTTAAGCATAACGAGCAAAGTCTCAGGGTTGTGGATGTATTGGAAAAAGACAATGGGTTAAACCTTACATGGGAGGTAAGAGACGGAATACTCAATCACACAGGAAACACCATTCCCTCAACGTTGGAAGGACAGATTATAAGATATGCCGACAGAATAGCATATATAAATCATGATATAGATGATGCTATCAGAGGAGGAATTATTTCAGAAGACAGTCTTCCCAAAGAATGTGTCAAAGTATTGGGTAATACTTCCGGAAGAAGGATAAACAATATGATTGTAGATATTATAGCCAACAGCAAAGACAGGAACACGATAAAGATGAGCAGTGAATTTCAGGAAGCAATGGACGAACTGAGAGAATTTATGTTTGACAATGTATATATAGGTTCAAAAGCGAAAAAGGACGAAATGAAAGCCCAAAACATAATAAAAGAGCTTTACAACTACCTTAAAAAGAGGCCGGAATTTCTTTCGGAGGAAGCGGCGAAAATGCTTCAACATTCGGATATAGACAGGGTTGTTTGTGATTATATTGCCGGAATGACCGATAGATATGCGGTAAAAAAATTTCACGAAATATTTATTCCGGAATCGTGGCACTGA
- a CDS encoding ferritin family protein, protein MEDMNRNEIEITTYDRLLRAWENSMELVRDYEMYSKRIEDQKIKEIFKRYAEDEGRHAAELRELLLEYKNKN, encoded by the coding sequence ATGGAAGATATGAACAGAAATGAAATAGAGATTACAACTTACGACAGGTTGCTTAGAGCATGGGAAAATTCAATGGAGTTGGTAAGAGATTACGAAATGTATTCTAAAAGAATAGAAGATCAAAAAATCAAGGAAATTTTTAAAAGATATGCCGAGGATGAGGGGAGGCATGCGGCGGAACTCAGGGAACTTTTACTCGAATATAAAAACAAAAACTAA
- the panB gene encoding 3-methyl-2-oxobutanoate hydroxymethyltransferase has translation MNDKFTTASFLESKKQGRKITMLTAYDYPTAKILDEAGVDSILVGDSLGMVVLGYEDTTRVTMDDMVHHTKAVVRGVKRAMVVADMPFLSYHTGKNDSVRNAGRLVSEGGCKAVKLEGGEDIIENVKAIISAGIPVVGHLGYTPQSINVFGGHKAQGKTIDTAKKIYRDALLLQKAGVFAVVLECVPYKLAAFISKRLDIPTIGIGSGPDCDGQVLVIHDLTGMFKDFTPKHVKKYAEIGETVSTAVKSYIDEVKNGVFPTEKNSFKVDDWIIDELDKVRFDI, from the coding sequence ATGAACGACAAATTTACAACGGCAAGCTTTTTGGAATCAAAAAAACAAGGTAGAAAAATTACAATGCTTACAGCCTATGACTACCCAACGGCTAAAATTTTGGATGAAGCAGGAGTGGACTCAATACTGGTCGGGGATTCTCTTGGAATGGTAGTCCTGGGATATGAGGATACTACGCGGGTGACGATGGATGACATGGTTCATCACACAAAAGCTGTTGTGCGGGGAGTAAAAAGGGCAATGGTTGTTGCAGACATGCCGTTTTTATCCTACCATACAGGAAAAAACGACAGTGTAAGAAATGCCGGAAGACTTGTGTCCGAAGGGGGCTGCAAGGCTGTAAAACTTGAAGGCGGCGAGGATATAATTGAAAACGTGAAGGCCATCATCAGTGCCGGAATACCCGTAGTCGGACATCTTGGATATACACCCCAGTCAATAAATGTTTTCGGAGGACACAAGGCTCAGGGAAAAACTATTGACACAGCAAAGAAAATATACCGGGATGCACTTTTGTTGCAAAAAGCAGGGGTTTTTGCCGTGGTTTTGGAGTGTGTGCCGTATAAACTTGCGGCTTTTATTTCAAAGAGATTGGATATACCCACAATAGGAATTGGGTCCGGTCCGGACTGTGACGGACAGGTTCTTGTCATACATGATTTGACAGGTATGTTTAAGGATTTTACTCCAAAGCATGTTAAAAAGTACGCTGAGATTGGAGAAACTGTATCCACGGCGGTAAAAAGCTATATAGACGAAGTGAAAAACGGAGTATTTCCAACAGAAAAAAATTCTTTTAAAGTGGATGATTGGATTATTGATGAGCTTGATAAAGTTAGGTTTGACATTTAG
- a CDS encoding HD-GYP domain-containing protein, with protein sequence MSKIFLPLEEVKPGMRIAETIMNDYGSVVISEGTILDDHMIKKLVNLNYTKVRVIEKDKNFVSSEISESFNVSYNASVNCFKSILYDAAVGKNINMEKVDKVVMSVVARLDEKRDIVRCINQIKSADQYTYTHCVNVSLLCMLLGKWLGYSKDSLIKLVQAGLLHDIGKAKVPKEILNKPSKLTPEEYEEIKKHTVYGYRILEKEHEIDRDVAIAVLMHHERMDGSGYPTGAKSDQINMMARVIAVADIYDAMTSNRVYREKESPFEVFHIIEEEAVGKLDVRVVNAFLSNIAAYYIGDFAKLNTGEICEIVYINPRYVSRPIIRVDDQYIDLTVEKDLKILEIL encoded by the coding sequence GTGTCAAAAATATTTTTACCGCTGGAAGAAGTAAAACCTGGCATGAGAATTGCCGAAACCATAATGAATGATTATGGCTCGGTAGTGATTTCGGAAGGAACAATATTGGACGATCATATGATAAAGAAGCTTGTTAACTTAAATTACACCAAGGTCAGGGTAATCGAAAAGGATAAGAATTTTGTTTCTTCTGAAATTTCCGAGAGCTTTAATGTTTCATACAATGCTAGTGTCAATTGTTTCAAAAGCATTCTTTATGATGCGGCTGTCGGTAAAAATATCAACATGGAAAAGGTTGACAAAGTTGTTATGTCTGTGGTCGCAAGATTGGACGAAAAAAGGGATATAGTAAGATGTATAAATCAAATAAAAAGTGCGGATCAGTATACTTACACCCATTGTGTAAATGTATCTCTTCTTTGCATGTTGTTGGGAAAGTGGCTGGGTTACAGCAAAGACAGCCTTATAAAGCTTGTTCAGGCAGGTCTGCTTCATGACATAGGCAAGGCCAAAGTACCGAAAGAAATTTTGAACAAGCCTTCAAAACTGACTCCGGAGGAATATGAGGAGATAAAGAAACACACTGTTTACGGCTACAGGATACTTGAAAAGGAGCATGAAATCGACCGGGATGTGGCCATTGCCGTTCTTATGCACCATGAGAGAATGGACGGCAGCGGTTATCCTACAGGCGCCAAAAGTGATCAAATAAATATGATGGCAAGGGTGATAGCAGTAGCGGATATATATGATGCCATGACGTCAAACAGGGTGTACAGAGAGAAAGAAAGTCCTTTTGAAGTATTTCACATAATAGAGGAAGAAGCGGTAGGAAAGCTTGATGTAAGGGTGGTTAATGCTTTTCTCAGCAATATAGCCGCATACTATATTGGAGATTTTGCCAAGCTTAATACCGGTGAGATATGTGAAATTGTATATATAAATCCAAGATATGTGTCAAGACCGATTATAAGAGTGGATGACCAGTACATTGATCTTACGGTGGAAAAAGATTTAAAAATACTTGAAATATTATAA